A region from the Lysobacter antibioticus genome encodes:
- a CDS encoding DUF481 domain-containing protein — protein MLGAIGLALLGAPLVTLPTPAFGGDPTLIAIASDPAQMRLYCFSTRCGDEEWRLATSGRAKGPEIDPLDLPPLRTVLLPGSQRHVGGVRAPATSRTSRAMYSNDYRIGTRYGVQALRDGPTQVGLSFGAGYRLAPLHDDGINRPGTVFRGEVSIGQRLGERARWSQRVQFESGHGDTFVKQSMRLDVDLWPYWKLETDFAIRHDSNGGGGSESAESSIELIRRF, from the coding sequence ATGCTCGGTGCGATCGGGCTCGCCCTTCTGGGCGCGCCCCTGGTGACATTGCCGACCCCCGCCTTCGGCGGCGACCCGACGCTGATCGCCATTGCGAGCGATCCGGCGCAGATGCGCCTGTACTGTTTTTCGACCCGCTGCGGCGACGAGGAATGGCGACTGGCCACTTCCGGGCGCGCCAAGGGCCCGGAGATCGACCCGCTCGACCTGCCGCCGCTGCGCACCGTGCTGCTGCCCGGCTCGCAACGCCACGTCGGCGGCGTCAGGGCGCCGGCGACCTCGCGCACCAGCCGCGCCATGTACTCCAACGACTACCGCATCGGCACCCGCTACGGCGTGCAGGCCTTGCGCGACGGCCCGACCCAGGTCGGCCTGAGCTTCGGCGCCGGCTACCGACTCGCCCCGCTCCACGATGACGGCATCAATCGCCCCGGCACCGTGTTCCGCGGCGAAGTCAGCATCGGCCAGCGCCTCGGCGAGCGCGCTCGCTGGAGCCAGCGCGTGCAGTTCGAGAGCGGCCACGGCGACACCTTCGTCAAACAGTCGATGCGCCTGGACGTGGATCTGTGGCCGTACTGGAAACTCGAAACCGACTTCGCGATTCGTCACGATTCCAATGGCGGTGGCGGCAGCGAGAGTGCGGAGAGTTCGATCGAGTTGATCCGGCGGTTTTGA
- a CDS encoding dimethyl sulfoxide reductase anchor subunit family protein — protein MHPAFSVIFFTTLSGAGYGLMAWLSAVVLMQLGSGAEAGAMPPRTVAVALALALTLVSVGLLSSTLHLGKPMRAWRAFSQWRSSWLSREGVMAVATYVPALALSAWAFAPSAHAAVGAVWPVIAAIALLVGAVLTVVCTAMIYASLKPIPAWRHRLVVPAYLAFALLAGAALLAALPGASGLARLATFALIPLAFVTAAIKLGYWRDIDRTPLTVTRGDAVGLPQRELDVFERPHTEDNYLTREMGYVLARKHARKLRRIALAMFAAVPVVLSLVALALPTVAAIAMPLATLSLLLGTLVERWLFFAEARHLVTLYY, from the coding sequence ATGCATCCCGCGTTCTCCGTCATCTTCTTCACCACTTTGTCGGGCGCGGGCTACGGCCTGATGGCCTGGCTCAGCGCCGTCGTGCTGATGCAACTGGGCAGCGGCGCCGAGGCGGGCGCGATGCCGCCGCGTACCGTGGCCGTGGCCTTGGCGCTGGCGCTGACCCTGGTCAGCGTCGGTCTGCTCAGCTCGACCCTGCACCTGGGCAAGCCGATGCGTGCCTGGCGCGCGTTTTCGCAATGGCGCAGCTCGTGGCTGTCGCGCGAAGGCGTGATGGCGGTGGCGACCTACGTGCCGGCGCTGGCCTTGTCGGCGTGGGCGTTCGCGCCGAGCGCACACGCCGCAGTCGGCGCGGTCTGGCCCGTAATCGCCGCGATCGCCTTGCTCGTCGGCGCGGTGCTCACCGTGGTCTGCACGGCGATGATCTACGCCTCGCTGAAGCCTATTCCGGCCTGGCGCCATCGGCTGGTGGTGCCGGCTTATCTCGCCTTCGCCCTGCTCGCCGGCGCCGCCCTGCTGGCGGCCTTGCCGGGCGCTTCCGGCCTCGCTCGCCTCGCGACCTTCGCGCTGATTCCACTCGCGTTCGTTACCGCCGCGATCAAGCTCGGGTATTGGCGCGACATCGACCGCACCCCGCTCACCGTCACCCGCGGCGACGCGGTCGGCCTGCCGCAACGCGAACTCGACGTGTTCGAGCGCCCGCATACCGAAGACAACTACCTGACCCGCGAGATGGGCTACGTGCTGGCACGCAAACACGCGCGCAAGCTGCGCCGGATCGCGCTGGCCATGTTCGCGGCGGTGCCGGTCGTGCTGAGCCTGGTCGCGCTGGCGCTGCCGACGGTCGCCGCGATCGCGATGCCGCTCGCGACCTTGTCGCTGCTGCTCGGTACCTTGGTCGAACGCTGGCTGTTCTTCGCCGAAGCCCGGCATCTGGTGACGCTGTATTACTGA
- a CDS encoding 4Fe-4S dicluster domain-containing protein — translation MTDLPLPSKKKLGLVIDLDTCVGCHACAVSCKEWNAGGFAAPLTDEQPYGKDPSGIWFNRVHSYEVAASETAPASARAEAMPLADPVRGCGEVAAPQPAMTLHFPRSCLHCEQPACVTVCPTGASYKRAEDGIVLVDEDKCIGCKLCSWACPYGAREYSPVEGVMKKCTLCIDRIYNENLDESERQPACVQACPTRARHFGDLGDPESKVSKLVAERGGVDLMAQLGYQPTNKYLPPRPRRAGPADDATPRKEALDTQQLPSALRWLDRVLSR, via the coding sequence ATGACCGACTTGCCGCTACCGTCGAAAAAGAAGCTCGGCCTGGTCATCGACCTGGACACCTGCGTCGGCTGCCATGCCTGCGCGGTGAGCTGCAAGGAATGGAATGCCGGCGGTTTCGCCGCGCCGCTGACCGACGAGCAGCCCTACGGCAAGGACCCGTCCGGCATCTGGTTCAACCGCGTGCACAGCTACGAGGTCGCCGCGAGCGAGACCGCGCCGGCGAGTGCGCGCGCCGAAGCGATGCCGCTGGCCGACCCGGTGCGCGGCTGCGGCGAAGTCGCGGCGCCGCAACCGGCGATGACCTTGCACTTCCCGCGTTCGTGCCTGCACTGCGAACAGCCGGCCTGCGTGACCGTGTGCCCGACCGGCGCCAGTTACAAGCGCGCCGAAGACGGCATCGTGCTGGTCGACGAGGACAAGTGCATCGGCTGCAAGCTGTGTTCCTGGGCCTGCCCCTACGGCGCGCGCGAATACAGCCCGGTCGAAGGGGTGATGAAGAAATGCACCCTGTGCATCGACCGCATCTACAACGAGAACCTCGACGAGTCCGAACGCCAGCCGGCCTGCGTGCAGGCCTGCCCGACCCGGGCGCGTCATTTCGGCGACCTCGGCGACCCCGAGTCCAAGGTCTCCAAGCTCGTCGCCGAACGCGGCGGCGTCGATCTGATGGCGCAGCTGGGCTATCAGCCGACCAACAAGTACCTGCCGCCGCGTCCGCGCCGGGCCGGGCCGGCCGACGACGCCACGCCGCGGAAGGAAGCATTGGACACCCAGCAACTGCCGTCGGCGCTGCGCTGGCTGGATCGGGTGCTGTCGCGATGA
- a CDS encoding molybdopterin oxidoreductase family protein, with protein MRKHAPQEPAIDLSPSPGDEVKTTTCYMCACRCGIKVWLSDGRIRYIQGNPDHPVNQGVLCAKGSAGIMQHYSPARLDKPLLRVGERGKGEFREIEWDEALRIAADWLAPIRERNPDELAFFTGRDQSQALTGWWAQQFGTVNYAAHGGFCSVNMAAGGLYTLGGSFWEFGEPDWEHSRYLMLWGVAEDHDSNPIKLGLGRLKASGAKIVAVNPVRSGYGAIADEWIGIRPGTDGLFAFALIHELLKADRIDLDYLVRYTNAHWLVIRNPSGADDGLFARDGEGRALCWARGLPDGASEGRAHPADAIDIAPAVVGEYSLADGRRAMPVFHLVAERYLDPQYAPDAVSERCGIPAETIRRIARELAEAAFDHAITLPIAWTDAYGRQHTEMTGRPVSMHAMRGISAHSNGFHTCRALHLLQLLLGAVDTPGSFRYQPPFPKPIPPPNRPGKTRQPNGALDAAPLGFVHSPEDLVVDANGQPRRIDHAFSWAYPLSAHGMMHTVIRNAWAGDPYKIDTLMMFMANMSWNSAMNTGETIGWLTDRGEDGEYRIPRIIYADAYASEMTAYADLVLPDTTYLERFDAISLLDRPISDADSASDAIRHPVVDAAQQREGRDVRGFQSVLLELGARLGLPGMVHDDGSPRYRDYADYIVRHERAPGVGLLAGWRGEHGELEAKGPPNPQQLQRYIDNGGFWRSHVPESARYYKMANRGYLDWAQKMGFIGHADPIVLQLYSETIQKFRLAAQGHGAQQPPPQHRERVATYFDPLPIWYEPFEGAQVDQVDTKFPLSAVTQRPMFMYHAWGSQNAWLRQIVARNYLYLHPDTGARHGIADADWIIMESHHGRITVQARFAANVQADTVWTWNAIGKRRGAWRLDKDAPESRKGFLMNHLISDITPKGDYANADPVTGQAAWFDLRVSIRKADAEQNARGESEPQFAPLAFAEAEPGPLRYGAEFRARRAGVNHEQD; from the coding sequence ATGCGAAAGCACGCTCCCCAAGAGCCAGCCATCGACTTGTCGCCCTCGCCCGGCGACGAGGTCAAGACCACGACCTGTTACATGTGCGCATGCCGTTGCGGCATCAAGGTCTGGCTCAGCGACGGCCGGATCCGTTACATCCAGGGCAACCCCGATCACCCGGTCAACCAGGGCGTGCTGTGCGCCAAGGGTTCGGCCGGCATCATGCAGCACTACTCGCCGGCGCGGCTCGACAAGCCCCTGCTGCGCGTGGGCGAACGCGGCAAGGGCGAATTCCGCGAGATCGAATGGGACGAGGCGCTGCGCATCGCCGCCGACTGGCTCGCGCCGATCCGCGAACGCAACCCCGATGAGTTGGCCTTCTTCACCGGCCGCGACCAGTCGCAGGCGCTGACCGGTTGGTGGGCGCAGCAGTTCGGCACGGTCAACTACGCCGCCCACGGAGGGTTCTGCTCGGTCAACATGGCCGCCGGCGGCCTTTACACCCTGGGCGGTTCGTTCTGGGAGTTCGGCGAGCCCGACTGGGAGCACTCGCGTTATCTGATGCTGTGGGGCGTGGCCGAAGACCACGACTCCAATCCGATCAAGCTCGGGCTCGGCAGACTCAAGGCCAGCGGTGCCAAGATCGTCGCGGTCAATCCGGTGCGCAGCGGTTACGGCGCGATCGCCGACGAATGGATCGGCATCCGCCCCGGCACCGACGGCCTGTTCGCGTTCGCCCTGATCCACGAATTGCTCAAGGCCGATCGCATCGACCTGGACTATCTGGTGCGCTACACCAACGCGCACTGGCTGGTGATCCGTAACCCCAGCGGCGCCGACGACGGCCTGTTCGCGCGCGACGGCGAGGGGCGCGCGCTGTGTTGGGCGCGCGGGCTGCCCGACGGCGCGAGCGAAGGCCGCGCCCACCCCGCCGACGCGATCGACATCGCGCCGGCCGTGGTCGGCGAATACAGCCTGGCCGACGGCCGCCGCGCGATGCCGGTGTTCCATCTGGTTGCCGAACGCTACCTCGACCCGCAGTACGCACCCGATGCGGTCAGCGAACGCTGCGGCATTCCGGCCGAGACCATCCGCCGCATCGCCCGCGAGCTTGCCGAGGCCGCGTTCGATCACGCGATCACGCTGCCGATCGCCTGGACCGATGCCTACGGCCGCCAGCACACCGAAATGACCGGCCGCCCGGTCAGCATGCATGCCATGCGCGGCATCAGCGCGCACAGCAACGGCTTCCATACCTGCCGCGCATTGCACCTGTTGCAGTTGTTGCTCGGCGCGGTCGATACACCGGGCTCGTTCCGCTATCAGCCGCCGTTCCCGAAACCGATCCCGCCGCCGAACCGGCCCGGCAAGACGCGTCAGCCCAACGGTGCGCTCGACGCCGCGCCGCTCGGCTTCGTCCACAGCCCCGAGGACTTGGTCGTCGACGCGAACGGTCAGCCGCGCCGCATCGACCACGCTTTCTCCTGGGCCTATCCGCTGTCGGCGCACGGGATGATGCACACCGTGATCCGCAATGCCTGGGCCGGCGACCCGTACAAGATCGACACGCTGATGATGTTCATGGCCAACATGAGCTGGAACTCGGCGATGAACACCGGCGAGACCATCGGCTGGCTCACCGATCGCGGCGAAGACGGCGAGTACCGCATCCCGCGCATCATCTACGCCGATGCCTATGCCTCGGAGATGACCGCCTACGCCGACCTAGTCCTGCCCGACACCACCTATCTGGAACGCTTCGACGCGATCAGCCTGCTCGACCGGCCGATCTCCGATGCCGACTCGGCCAGCGATGCGATCCGCCATCCCGTGGTCGACGCCGCGCAACAACGCGAAGGCCGCGACGTGCGCGGCTTCCAATCCGTGCTGCTGGAACTCGGCGCGCGCCTCGGCCTGCCCGGCATGGTCCACGACGACGGCAGCCCGCGTTACCGCGACTACGCCGACTACATCGTGCGCCACGAGCGCGCGCCCGGCGTCGGCCTGCTCGCCGGCTGGCGCGGCGAACACGGCGAACTCGAAGCCAAGGGGCCGCCGAACCCGCAGCAGTTGCAGCGCTACATCGACAACGGCGGTTTCTGGCGCAGCCATGTGCCGGAGTCGGCGCGCTACTACAAGATGGCCAATCGCGGTTATCTGGACTGGGCGCAGAAGATGGGCTTCATCGGCCACGCCGACCCGATCGTGCTGCAGTTGTATTCGGAGACGATCCAGAAATTCCGCCTCGCCGCGCAAGGCCACGGCGCGCAGCAACCGCCGCCGCAGCATCGCGAACGCGTGGCGACCTATTTCGATCCGCTGCCGATCTGGTACGAACCCTTCGAAGGCGCCCAGGTCGATCAGGTCGACACGAAATTCCCGCTCAGCGCGGTGACCCAGCGGCCGATGTTCATGTACCACGCCTGGGGTTCGCAGAACGCCTGGCTGCGCCAGATCGTCGCGCGCAATTACCTGTATCTGCATCCGGACACCGGCGCGCGCCACGGCATCGCCGATGCCGACTGGATCATCATGGAATCGCACCACGGCCGCATCACCGTGCAGGCGCGCTTCGCCGCCAACGTCCAGGCCGACACGGTCTGGACCTGGAACGCGATCGGTAAGCGCCGTGGCGCCTGGCGACTGGACAAGGACGCCCCGGAAAGCCGCAAGGGCTTCCTGATGAATCACCTGATCTCCGACATCACCCCGAAGGGCGACTACGCCAATGCCGACCCGGTCACCGGGCAGGCGGCCTGGTTCGACCTGCGCGTGTCGATCCGCAAGGCCGATGCGGAACAGAACGCGCGCGGCGAGTCCGAACCGCAGTTCGCTCCGCTCGCGTTCGCCGAGGCCGAACCCGGCCCCTTGCGCTACGGCGCGGAGTTTCGCGCTCGCCGCGCGGGGGTCAACCATGAGCAGGATTGA
- a CDS encoding helix-turn-helix transcriptional regulator, translating into MERIERIHALHRILTAARYPVTVQRLQEDLECSRATVYRDLAYLRDYLMAPVVGNGEAGFRYDTSEGDRFELPGLWLSSEELHSLLAAQQLLMRSGGGVLSNALAPLQQRIEKLLDEHAGGRRLPVERVRVIPHRTRRLDETAFRAVATAVLDRKQLTFEYRARSTDQRTRRSVSPQRLTHYRENWYLDAWDHERDALRSFSVDRISAAKIGEDTARDVADDELDQHLASSYGIFSGAPKGWATIVFSAKAARWVADEHWHSQQQGRFLPDGRYELKVPYSAGRELLMDVMHYGSDAEIVEPVVLREQAKSMLELALSNYGR; encoded by the coding sequence ATGGAACGTATCGAACGCATCCACGCACTGCACCGGATTCTCACCGCAGCCCGGTATCCGGTCACAGTCCAGCGCCTCCAAGAGGACCTGGAGTGTTCGCGCGCGACCGTCTACCGCGACTTGGCCTACCTGCGCGACTACCTGATGGCGCCGGTGGTCGGCAACGGCGAGGCCGGTTTCCGCTACGACACCAGCGAAGGCGATCGCTTCGAGCTGCCCGGCCTGTGGCTGAGTTCGGAAGAGCTGCACTCGCTGTTGGCCGCGCAGCAGTTGCTGATGCGCAGCGGCGGCGGCGTGCTGTCGAACGCGCTCGCACCCTTGCAGCAGCGCATCGAAAAGCTGCTCGACGAACATGCCGGCGGCCGACGCCTCCCGGTCGAGCGCGTGCGGGTGATTCCGCACCGCACCCGGCGCCTGGACGAGACCGCGTTCCGCGCCGTCGCCACCGCGGTGCTCGATCGCAAGCAGCTGACCTTCGAATACCGGGCGCGCTCGACCGACCAGCGCACCCGCCGCAGCGTTTCGCCGCAGCGCCTCACCCATTACCGCGAAAACTGGTACCTCGACGCCTGGGATCACGAGCGCGATGCCTTGCGCAGTTTCTCGGTCGACCGCATCAGCGCGGCCAAGATCGGCGAAGACACCGCGCGCGATGTCGCCGACGACGAACTCGACCAGCATCTGGCGTCGAGCTACGGCATTTTCTCCGGCGCGCCGAAGGGCTGGGCGACCATCGTCTTCAGCGCCAAGGCCGCGCGCTGGGTCGCCGACGAGCACTGGCATTCGCAGCAGCAGGGCCGTTTCTTGCCCGACGGGCGTTACGAGCTGAAGGTGCCGTACAGCGCCGGGCGCGAGCTGCTGATGGACGTGATGCATTACGGCAGCGACGCCGAGATCGTCGAGCCGGTGGTGCTGCGCGAACAGGCTAAGTCGATGCTGGAACTGGCGCTGAGCAACTACGGACGCTGA
- a CDS encoding patatin-like phospholipase family protein yields MPGADAPHISRDEPVALVLGAGGARGLAQIGVIEALQARSMRIVAVAGSSSGALVGGLFAAGKLEVYRDWLYGMSRTAMLRLLDPGLGQPGLFRGERLMHALRELTGEPRIEDLEIEFTAVAVDLIRQREVWLREGDLWDAVRASIAIPGVFPPYELHGRELVDGGLLAPLPIAATRLSDAHRLIAVDMHGWPERPPGALAQQNGAKAPGSEVAESKPSMLMRWFRRGADEASNGEQPPHELGFSELMARSLDMMQAQIARVQLALDPPELVIRIPRDACQFYEFWRAKELIALGREEAEKALDKAGY; encoded by the coding sequence ATGCCCGGCGCCGACGCACCGCATATTTCCCGCGACGAACCGGTCGCCCTGGTGCTCGGCGCGGGCGGTGCCCGCGGTCTGGCGCAGATCGGGGTGATCGAAGCGCTGCAGGCGCGTTCGATGCGCATCGTCGCGGTTGCCGGCTCCTCCAGCGGCGCCCTGGTCGGCGGCTTGTTCGCCGCCGGTAAGCTCGAGGTCTACCGCGACTGGCTGTACGGCATGAGCCGCACCGCGATGCTGCGCCTGCTCGACCCCGGTCTGGGGCAACCGGGTCTGTTCCGCGGCGAGCGTCTGATGCACGCGTTGCGCGAACTGACCGGCGAGCCGCGCATCGAAGATCTGGAAATCGAGTTCACCGCGGTCGCGGTCGACCTGATCCGCCAGCGCGAAGTCTGGCTGCGCGAGGGCGATCTGTGGGACGCGGTACGCGCGTCGATCGCCATCCCGGGCGTATTTCCGCCTTATGAATTGCACGGTCGCGAACTCGTCGACGGCGGCCTGTTGGCGCCGCTGCCGATCGCGGCCACGCGCCTGTCCGATGCGCATCGTTTGATCGCCGTCGACATGCACGGCTGGCCGGAGCGGCCGCCGGGCGCGCTCGCCCAGCAGAACGGCGCCAAGGCGCCGGGCAGCGAGGTCGCGGAGTCGAAGCCTTCGATGCTGATGCGCTGGTTCCGCCGTGGCGCCGACGAGGCCTCCAACGGCGAACAACCGCCGCACGAGCTGGGTTTCAGCGAATTGATGGCGCGTTCGCTCGACATGATGCAGGCCCAGATCGCGCGCGTGCAGCTGGCCCTGGACCCGCCGGAGCTGGTCATCCGGATTCCGCGCGACGCCTGCCAGTTCTACGAATTCTGGCGGGCCAAGGAACTGATCGCGCTGGGCCGCGAAGAAGCCGAGAAGGCACTCGACAAGGCCGGTTACTGA
- a CDS encoding endonuclease/exonuclease/phosphatase family protein, whose product MNTRRLRLLSANIQAGSSTRRYSDYATRSWSHVLPAGNKRGSLDTIAQLAGEHDIVGLNESDPGSLRSGFTNQTHYLAQRAGFEYWSHQPNRRVGSVASSANGLLSKLEPREVVDHPLPGRISGRGVLIAHYGDDDDGLTVAVAHLSLGATSRASQLAFIAELLHDHPHAVLMGDFNCSADRPEMQALFRNTRLQPPSSALPTFPSWRPQRAIDHILLGDGLGFAGARAVPAALSDHLALSLELDVPHSALRSE is encoded by the coding sequence ATGAATACACGCCGGCTGCGCCTGCTCAGCGCGAACATCCAGGCCGGCTCCAGCACGCGTCGCTACAGCGATTACGCGACGCGCAGCTGGTCGCACGTGCTGCCCGCCGGCAACAAGCGCGGCAGCCTCGACACCATCGCCCAGTTGGCCGGCGAGCACGACATCGTCGGCCTCAACGAAAGCGACCCGGGCAGTCTGCGCTCGGGCTTCACCAACCAGACCCACTACCTCGCCCAGCGCGCCGGCTTCGAGTACTGGAGCCACCAGCCCAACCGCCGCGTCGGCAGCGTCGCCTCCAGCGCGAACGGTCTGTTGAGCAAGCTGGAACCGCGCGAGGTCGTCGACCATCCCCTGCCCGGGCGCATCTCCGGCCGTGGCGTGCTGATCGCCCACTACGGCGACGACGACGACGGCCTGACCGTGGCGGTGGCGCACCTATCGCTTGGCGCCACCTCGCGCGCCTCGCAGTTGGCCTTCATCGCCGAATTGCTGCACGACCACCCGCACGCCGTGCTGATGGGCGACTTCAACTGCTCGGCCGATCGTCCCGAGATGCAGGCCTTGTTCCGCAACACCCGCCTGCAGCCGCCGTCGAGCGCCCTGCCGACCTTCCCGAGCTGGCGTCCGCAGCGCGCGATCGACCACATCCTGCTCGGCGACGGCCTCGGCTTCGCCGGCGCCCGCGCCGTGCCCGCCGCCCTGTCCGATCATCTGGCGCTGTCGCTGGAGCTCGACGTCCCGCATAGCGCGTTGCGCTCCGAGTAG